CCGAGCGCCGGCGCGATGCAGCACGCGCGGGCATTGAATAACGGCGCCTTGCGCAACAACTGGCATTTCACTGTCGACCAGGATCTTGTCGTCCAGCATCTTCCTCTGAATGAATCGGGTTACCATGCCGATTCCGGCGGTCCCGGCGATCGTTATTCCATCGGGATCGAAATGTGCGAAAAGCGCGGGGAGAGCATCGCCCGCACTTTTGACCGTTCCGTGAAATTGATCGCTTTTCTCATGTATGAGTACGACATCCCTTTGCGCAATGTCGTGCCGCATTATTACTGGACGGGTAAAAAATGTCCCCATCTTCTTTTGGACAACGGTGTTCCCCGGGCCAAATGGGCTTGGTTCATTTCGCGTGTGGACTATTACTGCCGTTGTATCAGATGAGGCGGCAGGCAAGGGGAGAACCCAGATCCGGCTTGATGCGACGGAACGCTTTCCCTTCTGTCGCCCACTCTCTTTGTTTTCCCGGAAAAAACTTGTCTCTGGCGTGAAACCTGCCTAAATAAGGTAGAAAGGTTTATTTGATGGAAACAATACTGGAACAGAAAAAAATCATACGCGACCAAATCAAGCGGGAATTGAAGCTTCTGGGTGCTCCGGAAGTGGCCAGATTGTCCCGTACGATCCGCAGACGTTTGATTCCCGTGATCAATGGGTTGAAAGAAAAGAAGGAATCTCCCGTCCGGGTCTCCGCTTTTGCCGCCAGGCCGTTTGAAGTTGATTTGCTTCCGCTGGTGGCTCTGATGCCCGAGGTGGAATGGTATTTTCCCCGGTGCATCGGCCCCCATGATATGGAATTCCGGCGCGTAACCAATACGTCGGAGCAACTTCTTCCGGGATATAAAGGAATTCGCGAACCAAGGCCGGATGCGGAGCTGATCGCACCCGCTCGGCTGGATCTCATTCTTTCTCCCGGCGTTGCCTTTACCCGTGACGGAAAACGCCTGGGATTTGGCAAAGGATTTTACGATGCGGTGTTCTCCCAATCTCCCGACAGCCTTAAAATTGGCGTATGTTTCCCATGCCAGCTCAGAAGCGACATTCCCCTTGATTCCCACGATTTCATCCTGAATGCCGTGGTTGTCGCCGGAGAAGGCCGCAATATTGATCTGCTGGAAGATTCTTCCCTGGGGCAGGAATTTGCCTGACGTTTTCTTCTTTTTTCAAACCGGCAGCCAGCCTCCGCACTTTCGTTTGCGGAGGCTGGCTTTTTTTGTACAAGCGGATCCAAAAACCGCTATTTTTCATGATAAGTTTGTCACGTTGAGTTAAATAACGATCGCGTTATTTTGACAATTTGACATTCCCGGGCAAGGTTGTAGAAATGTAAGTCGTTGAAAGAGAATATAGGTTCCAAAATGGTTTTTTTTGGTTG
This is a stretch of genomic DNA from Akkermansia sp. N21116. It encodes these proteins:
- a CDS encoding N-acetylmuramoyl-L-alanine amidase, with the translated sequence MKDFINASDYLTKLMELGKPLVADDAAARSRRTFLLEAAALLMLTSCSGSGKVGPAPMISFTPSSVPLIKRSPGRLRKECRIVENMMMSSNSRLRRTKGHSMKPRFITVHNTENPSAGAMQHARALNNGALRNNWHFTVDQDLVVQHLPLNESGYHADSGGPGDRYSIGIEMCEKRGESIARTFDRSVKLIAFLMYEYDIPLRNVVPHYYWTGKKCPHLLLDNGVPRAKWAWFISRVDYYCRCIR
- a CDS encoding 5-formyltetrahydrofolate cyclo-ligase, with product METILEQKKIIRDQIKRELKLLGAPEVARLSRTIRRRLIPVINGLKEKKESPVRVSAFAARPFEVDLLPLVALMPEVEWYFPRCIGPHDMEFRRVTNTSEQLLPGYKGIREPRPDAELIAPARLDLILSPGVAFTRDGKRLGFGKGFYDAVFSQSPDSLKIGVCFPCQLRSDIPLDSHDFILNAVVVAGEGRNIDLLEDSSLGQEFA